The proteins below are encoded in one region of Oncorhynchus gorbuscha isolate QuinsamMale2020 ecotype Even-year linkage group LG01, OgorEven_v1.0, whole genome shotgun sequence:
- the pcdh8 gene encoding protocadherin-8 — translation MGFCWIRGVGECVVIAVLFYSVQSTTTRYYTYEEDAPGTEIGNLSQDLKIDPAEDPGTSFRFMQETNSSVIQMREIDGLLAVGETIDREHLCPRSPRCFVTFDIVAFSKEKFQLIHVEIEVKDINDNSPHFLHKETTLEISENVQVDSRFPLDIAVDHDVGNNYIQRYHISPSSHFIVDVRSREDGVKYAELVLVKAMDREVEDSYTIEVTATDGGEPPRSGSMTVHIKVLDFNDNSPKFEHNSLKVELYEDSPIGYQVLNVHAFDPDAGINGEVVYGFVEDTSSEAVRIFNVDRISGAVTLKTLVDYEKQRSYELNIKASDLGRNSIPSTCKVVVDVVDVNDNAPAITIKPMTSTSDGVAYITEAAAEESFVALISTSDSDSGSNGYVRSSLHGHDHFKLQQAYGDTFMIVTTTTLDREKIPEYNLTVVAEDLGTPPFKTVKQYTIRVTDENDNAPLFSKSIYEVSVLENNIPGSYITTVVARDLDMGKNAKVSYKLIDSDVVGEASILTYVSIDPMSGSLYSLRSFDFETVQQIELTIQADDKGSPQLSTTSMIRIKVVDQNDNYPYFTFPVMLNDSAEVPLPVNAPLGYLALWVKGQDEDEGMNGELSFRIVQGDSNLFSINKDTGEIALKQGLASAIGNVLEIKIAVSDNGRSPLSSSATIRFVVTDSQLSDDQVVIVLRSTDEEDAGLDVSVVVIIMLGGGCALLLIAIVIVVITCKLNQGGKDQDSKRDVSHVLFDSKHHPRLNSAEPNMYGGPRGFLNERTSSSLDESSLYEEKNGDLESQMFLPPKPFLPTSMWQGEKYCLQMSGIDQQSVKDSGKGDSDFNDSDSDISGDGGKRNLSTFQPWAKSSFHAANTLTVDCQGTYCVIPTQSFQAPLDNAYTIGFSQAPVYNNPHAYPHSWKDFGYSTSIPKARNTMQTFSHHTGTLPSYFAHRTRQSAAGLAEIQEHNQDITTVATLSEVATIF, via the exons ATGGGATTCTGCTGGATTCGAGGAGTTGGAGAGTGCGTGGTGAttgctgttctgttctactcGGTTCAGTCTACAACTACGAGGTACTACACTTATGAAGAGGATGCGCCCGGGACAGAGATTGGAAATCTGTCTCAGGATTTAAAGATAGACCCAGCAGAGGACCCTGGAACATCTTTCCGCTTCATGCAGGAGACCAATTCGTCTGTGATTCAAATGAGGGAGATTGATGGACTTTTAGCAGTTGGGGAAACGATTGACCGAGAGCATCTCTGCCCAAGGTCCCCGCGATGCTTTGTCACTTTCGACATAGTTGCCTTCTCAAAAGAAAAGTTTCAGCTCATCCACGTGGAGATCGAGGTAAAGGACATCAATGATAACTCACCCCACTTCCTTCACAAAGAGACGACCCTTGAGATATCCGAGAATGTGCAGGTGGACTCACGATTCCCGTTGGACATCGCTGTTGACCATGATGTCGGCAATAACTACATCCAACGTtaccatatctctccctccagccATTTCATAGTTGATGTGCGTAGCAGGGAGGATGGAGTGAAGTATGCTGAACTTGTGCTTGTGAAAGCAATGGACAGAGAGGTTGAAGATTCCTACACAATTGAAGTGACGGCAACAGATGGGGGAGAGCCACCCAGATCCGGATCAATGACTGTTCATATCAAAGTGCTGGATTTTAATGACAACAGCCCAAAGTTTGAGCACAACTCACTAAAAGTTGAACTTTATGAGGATTCACCCATAGGTTACCAAGTGCTGAACGTGCATGCGTTTGACCCAGATGCTGGCATCAATGGCGAGGTAGTGTATGGATTTGTAGAAGACACGTCATCTGAAGCAGTGCGCATTTTTAATGTAGACCGAATTTCCGGTGCTGTGACTTTAAAAACATTGGTTGATTATGAGAAGCAGAGGTCTTATGAATTGAACATTAAAGCATCCGATTTAGGCAGAAATTCTATTCCATCGACCTGCaaagttgttgttgatgttgtagATGTAAATGATAACGCACCAGCAATCACCATCAAGCCAATGACCTCGACTAGTGATGGTGTAGCTTACATCACGGAGGCCGCAGCCGAGGAAAGTTTTGTTGCGCTGATCAGCACCTCGGACAGTGACTCTGGCTCGAACGGTTACGTGCGCAGCAGCCTACACGGCCACGATCATTTCAAGTTGCAACAGGCCTACGGGGACACTTTTATGATTGTAACAACCACCACTTTAGATAGAGAGAAGATACCAGAGTATAACCTCACTGTGGTGGCTGAAGACCTCGGAACACCACCTTTCAAAACAGTGAAGCAGTATACCATCAGAGTGACCGACGAGAACGACAACGCCCCCCTCTTCAGTAAATCCATTTATGAAGTTTCTGTCCTGGAAAATAATATCCCTGGGtcatatataactactgttgTAGCACGTGACCTTGACATGGGTAAAAATGCCAAAGTATCATACAAACTAATTGATTCAGATGTTGTGGGTGAGGCCTCCATTTTGACTTATGTGTCTATAGACCCAATGTCAGGGTCATTGTATAGTCTGAGATCTTTTGATTTTGAAACCGTCCAACAGATTGAATTAACCATCCAGGCTGATGACAAGGGATCACCTCAGCTGTCAACCACATCCATGATCAGAATCAAAGTCGTTGATCAGAACGACAACTATCCCTATTTCACCTTTCCTGTTATGCTGAATGACTCTGCTGAAGTTCCTCTTCCTGTCAATGCACCACTGGGGTACCTGGCCCTATGGGTCAAGGGCCAGGATGAGGATGAGGGCATGAATGGTGAGCTCAGCTTCAGAATCGTACAAGGTGACTCTAACCTATTTTCAATCAATAAAGACACTGGAGAAATAGCTCTAAAACAGGGGCTGGCCTCTGCGATTGGAAATGTTTTGGAAATCAAAATTGCAGTGAGTGACAATGGGAGATCCCCCCTTTCCAGCAGTGCCACCATTCGCTTTGTTGTCACAGATTCGCAGCTCTCAGACGACCAAGTTGTCATTGTACTACGTTCAACTGATGAGGAAGACGCAGGCTTGGATGTTTCAGTAGTAGTTATCATAATGCTCGGCGGGGGTTGTGCTCTGCTGCTGATTGCCATAGTGATTGTTGTTATCACATGCAAGTTGAATCAAGGAGGGAAGGATCAAGACTCCAAGAGAGACGTGTCTCACGTCCTGTTTGACTCCAAGCATCATCCCAGGCTCAACTCTGCAGAACCCAACATGTACGGTGGACCAAGGGGTTTCCTCAATGAAAGGACCTCTTCATCTCTCGATGAGTCCAGCCTGTATGAGGAGAAAAATGGAGACTTGGAGTCACAG ATGTTCCTGCCTCCTAAGCCTTTCCTACCAACATCTATGTGGCAAGGGGAAAAATACTGcctgcaaatgag TGGCATTGACCAGCAGAGCGTAAAGGACAGTGGCAAGGGAGACAGTGACTTCAATGACAGTGACTCTGACATCAGTGGGGATGGAGGCAAGAGGAACCTCAGCACCTTCCAGCCCTGGGCCAAAA GTTCCTTCCACGCCGCTAACACCCTCACTGTGGATTGTCAAGGCACTTACTGTGTAATACCAACCCAAAGCTTCCAGGCCCCACTAGACAATGCATACACAATTGGCTTTTCCCAAGCACCGGTCTACAACAATCCCCATGCCTATCCCCACTCCTGGAAAGACTTTGGCTACAGCACCAGCATTCCCAAAGCAAGAAACACCATGCAGACGTTCTCTCATCACACAGGTACACTCCCCTCTTACTTCGCCCATCGAACGAGACAATCTGCTGCCGGACTTGCTGAAATTCAGGAGCACAACCAAGATATTACTACAGTGGCAACCTTATCTGAAGTTGCCACCATTTTTTAA